In the genome of Hydractinia symbiolongicarpus strain clone_291-10 chromosome 5, HSymV2.1, whole genome shotgun sequence, one region contains:
- the LOC130644238 gene encoding probable serine/threonine-protein kinase DDB_G0282963 isoform X3: MLVPAGYSKKSRELAREHIEILKQEDHNNKVARKQKIKELSQQTNAIRKKLEHRKKAQDDEEEARRQIILKSRKLKQQLATEKFQRVHDLKHHPSKTHYKRQGSSSGLKDGKYKVRGHVIEIQNGVRVNSAREKKDTSQENVDGLKMSPIFQNSVYAPNSYLSSHLSNLLSDNMFHNSLDKKHDAQNDNSFHSSIIQDFNQNHISNQAIFNQDLRHTEQTPLVSVNNEVSSPTDSVCSDDSLNEERLLRSSLKSANVTAALDSSQRKVTFSNSIEFNDGKTEPLVSKMTDRIPLYKRIQRNETSNNFQEKKRESNSYSITTEGMLDLLRQEALLPRYPMNGDYNYPESLPSQNNVAVVTPLMSNQVNPQTQVVSQASVELSSSSSSAMTDDSLNSKDSLNSVKKNESGEDSIIKDSIVEPIENNNSDLPINKNKLQNDALFDGSKGFVPDNVNTVTTVNTVQSMQHNSNGYYDAVNNNFSVPYTLSNTHTITTESQNNIESQPYHNPLSYSDYDQGNHNPHADNEHANNLLPYPTEEMERRYFSHMPSAKTEDLYSSYNFSYGPVDSYNDISSRLKPAVSMQHQHTHSQQQHQQNYGVENPIALNNLLNPASDAASQDTLVRNDINTQKLNVEHKNTNSNSNTMCLSTIINIPSDSLDVDNQPCPKAEEMIYSPLSDPYSSSYISYQTSRDDHLMSNGQPQQSSIAQKQHQIIQPIQQQQQQQQQQRQNEQKQQIQDHVVETNQSMNIKSQYKDVEKEINRTQLFDQAHGIPDPSVEASKLYYHPSIHQSSRREGPSLNDSINKNKYRVKKNITQPKKTPSRQNSVDNKAISEAYRKTKPHINQSDVNKSNDKQSIDNTKLNTSTNKYKAKGDTSKEQNENHSTDFKSKDKIYEEVERNLAQLTFENSRNLVDDENNKCLQQMPTPSNHLESENLSDLEGVQRRKLQHHNIAADDKIKEAVREGTAIPIRVHSIPARRGRVIISADSKKRKPVGNFFPHPPSNPKNDLTSNNIPNENLYGIEYKVSRNTQDTDVNNIRNVSHQRTISATPVRNQKPPRPENHRTRSSTSDNRNRQRYTEHVNNLTAPVAHIALDKTPTDDEINKLWANVRECLRSETPDHAMSDSVYTVNAHSRQQRTFSGSSFSRRSTNKLHHDSLYRQNSFDSVSSTGSYAKRQALLPQRASRMIKSSVKNGPEREVFNGSSMDRHTNKSNVIDKYRNITSSIASFMALEELCAKQSLSPRQTEAVFEASKRLQRKQNGQHTGMTALSIEERCVMESLDRINKRLEEQENLKIGGRNKSLSHSNRSTRHRKDYDK, encoded by the exons ATGCTGGTTCCTGCAGGTTATTC taaaaaaagTAGAGAACTGGCACGTGAACATATTGAGATTCTCAAGCAAGAAGACCACAATAATAAGGTTGCAAGGaagcaaaaaattaaagagtTATCGCAACAAACCAATGCGATacgaaa aaaGCTTGAACATAGAAAGAAAGCACAAGATGATGAAGAAGAAGCAAGAAGACAAATTATTTTGAAGAGCAGAAAGTTGAAGCAACAACTAGCAACTGAAAAGTTTCAACGTGTTCATGACCTCAAACATCATCCTTCAAAGACTCATTATAAAAGACAAG GTTCGTCTAGTGGATTAAAGGATGGAAAGTACAAAGTCAGAGGGCACGTTATCGAAATTCAAAATGGCGTTCGTGTGAACTCTGCCAGAGAAAAGAAAGACACCTCCCAAGAAAATGTCGATGGCTTGAAAATGTCACCAATCTTTCAAAACAGCGTTTACGCACCGAATTCGTATCTGTCTTCGCATTTGTCGAATCTCCTTAGCGATAACATGTTTCATAACTCTTTAGATAAAAAGCATGATGCACAAAATGATAATTCGTTTCATTCTAGTATAATACAAGATTTTAATCAAAATCATATTTCTAATCAAGCTATTTTTAACCAAGACTTACGCCACACGGAGCAGACGCCTCTTGTTAGTGTCAACAATGAAGTCAGCTCACCCACTGACAGTGTTTGCAGTGACGATAGTTTAAACGAAGAACGACTTTTAAGAAGCAGTTTAAAAAGCGCCAATGTAACAGCAGCCTTAGATTCAAGTCAACGAAAAGTTACGTTCTCAAACAGCATCGAATTCAATGATGGTAAAACTGAACCTCTCGTCTCGAAAATGACTGATCGAATTCCCCTTTACAAACGCATTCAGAGAAATGAGACGTCTAACAATTTCCAGGAGAAAAAAAGAGAATCGAATTCTTATAGTATAACCACAGAAGGTATGCTTGACTTATTGAGACAAGAAGCATTGTTGCCACGATATCCAATGAACGGTGATTATAATTACCCCGAATCACTACCTTCTCAAAACAACGTAGCTGTTGTAACGCCTTTGATGTCCAACCAAGTTAACCCGCAAACGCAGGTCGTTAGCCAAGCATCAGTTGAACTATCTTCAAGCAGTTCTTCTGCAATGACTGATGATTCGCTTAACTCGAAAGATAGTTTAAATTCTGTCAAGAAAAATGAAAGTGGGGAGGATTCAATAATCAAAGATTCTATAGTCGAACCTATTGAAAATAACAATAGCGATCTGCCtataaataagaataaattACAAAACGACGCACTTTTTGATGGCTCAAAGGGTTTTGTACCTGACAATGTCAATACAGTCACCACTGTCAATACCGTGCAATCAATGCAGCATAACTCTAACGGGTACTATGACGCTGTCAATAATAATTTCTCTGTTCCTTATACATTATCAAACACGCATACAATAACTACTGAATCACAAAATAATATCGAATCACAGCCCTATCATAATCCATTAAGTTATTCAGATTACGATCAAGGTAACCATAATCCACATGCGGATAATGAACATGCGAATAACTTGTTGCCTTATCCGACAGAGGAAATGGAAAGGAGATATTTCTCACACATGCCTTCTGCTAAGACTGAGGATTTGTATTCTTCGTATAATTTTAGTTATGGACCTGTTGATAGTTATAACGATATATCTTCGCGATTAAAACCGGCTGTATCGATGCAACATCAACACACTCACTCGCAACAGCAGCATCAACAAAATTATGGAGTAGAAAATCCAATTGCtttaaataatttgttaaaTCCTGCATCAGATGCTGCAAGTCAGGATACActagtaagaaatgacattaaCACCCAGAAATTAAATGTAGAACATAAAAATACAAACTCGAACTCAAATACGATGTGTCTCAGTACTATAATAAATATTCCATCAGATTCACTTGATGTTGATAATCAGCCTTGCCCAAAAGCAGAAGAGATGATATATTCGCCGCTTTCAGATCCATACTCGTCTTCATATATATCGTACCAAACTTCCAGGGATGATCATCTCATGAGCAATGGACAACCACAACAATCAAGTATAGCACAAAAGCAACACCAAATCATACAGCcaatacaacaacaacaacagcaacaacaacaacagcggcAAAATgagcaaaaacaacaaatacaaGATCATGTCGTTGAAACAAACCAAAGTATGAATATTAAAAGTCAATACAaagatgttgaaaaagaaattaatagAACCCAATTATTTGATCAGGCGCATGGTATCCCTGATCCATCTGTTGAGGCGAGCAAACTGTATTACCATCCGAGTATACATCAATCCTCGAGACGAGAGGGTCCTTCTTTAAACGACAgtatcaataaaaataaatacagagtGAAGAAGAATATAACGCAACCTAAAAAGACACCTTCCCGACAAAATTCTGTCGATAACAAAGCTATTTCCGAAGCTTACCGTAAAACAAAACCACATATAAATCAAAGTGATGTGAATAAATCTAATGATAAACAGTCTATTGATAACACTAAGCTTAATACATCAACTAATAAGTACAAAGCTAAAGGCGATACCTCAAAGGAGCAAAATGAGAACCATAGTACAGATTTTAAAAGCAAAGACAAAATTTATGAAGAGGTGGAACGTAACCTTGCTCAGTTGACATTTGAAAACAGTCGAAATTTGGTTGATGACGAGAACAACAAATGTCTACAACAAATGCCTACACCTAGTAACCATCTGGAAAGTGAAAACCTGAGCGACCTTGAAGGCGTACAACggagaaagttacaacatcatAATATTGCTGCTGacgataaaatcaaagaagcagTCAGAGAAGGTACAGCCATACCAATTCGTGTTCATTCTATACCAGCTAGACGTGGCCGTGTTATCATTAGTGCCGACTCCAAGAAACGCAAACCCGTTGGGAACTTTTTTCCGCATCCTCCATCGAATCCGAAAAATGATCTTACTTCAAATAACATTCCTAATGAAAACTTATACGGTATCGAGTATAAAGTTTCACGAAACACGCAAGATACTGATGTAAACAATATACGGAATGTGTCTCATCAGAGAACTATTAGCGCAACACCTGTTAGAAATCAAAAGCCACCCCGTCCAGAAAACCATCGAACACGTTCAAGCACTTCTGACAACAGAAATCGGCAAAGATACACAGAGCATGTCAATAACTTAACGGCTCCTGTGGCACATATTGCGTTGGATAAAACACCGACTGACGACGAAATCAACAAGCTGTGGGCAAACGTACGAGAATGTCTTCGGTCTGAAACACCTGATCATGCCATGTCGGACAGTGTATACACGGTTAACGCCCATTCACGTCAGCAGAGAACATTTTCAGGTTCGTCCTTCAGCCGACGTTCAACGAACAAACTACATCATGACTCTTTATATCGCCAAAACTCTTTCGACAGTGTGAGCAGTACAGGTAGCTATGCGAAACGTCAAGCTTTGCTTCCTCAGAGAGCAAGCCGTATGATAAAAAGCTCTGTGAAAAATGGACCAGAACGCGAAGTATTTAATGGCAGTTCCATGGACAGACATACTAACAAATCTAATGTGATTGATAAATACCGAAATA TCACATCCAGCATAGCATCGTTTATGGCTTTGGAAGAACTTTGTGCAAAGCAGTCGTTATCGCCACGTCAAACGGAGGCTGTGTTTGAAGCATCGAAACGATTGCAACGAAAGCAAAATGGACAGCATACTG GTATGACAGCTTTATCAATTGAAGAGCGTTGTGTAATGGAATCACTTGATCGAATAAATAAACGTTTGGAAG AACAAGAAAATTTGAAGATTGGTGGAAGAAACAAAAGTTTGTCCCATTCAAATCGCTCTACCAGGCATCGCAAAGATTACGACAAGTAG